A single genomic interval of Streptomyces graminofaciens harbors:
- a CDS encoding tyrosine-type recombinase/integrase, which translates to MAARKPQRRREFGTARKLASGRWQARYLGPDGQRHKAPETFETKSDAQDWLNLVRADIERSTWRDPDAGAVNFEKYTLRWLEERGLAPTTVDRYDGLLRLHILPTFGGKNLDEITPPSVRTWRADRLKATGATTVAKSYRLLKSILQTAVDDDLLRNNPCRIKGAGKEEADERPTAAIEQVFDLADAMGPRWRLMVLLGAFASLRPEELAELRRHSVDLDECSLRVTQASPELTNGRRVTGDPKTRAGKRTVYLPDFLLPELRRHLQWFAEKGPDGLLFIGEKGAPFRRSTFGRKWRKARTKVGMPDNFRFYDLRHTGNTLAADTGAKLKDLMVRAGQSSERAQLIYQHSTAKHQRRLAQGIDAEVRQQLRSPDAEGQHAEEA; encoded by the coding sequence ATGGCGGCACGCAAGCCGCAGCGGCGGCGCGAGTTCGGCACGGCACGCAAGCTCGCCTCCGGCCGATGGCAGGCCCGCTACCTCGGACCGGACGGCCAACGGCACAAAGCACCGGAGACGTTCGAGACCAAGTCTGACGCCCAGGACTGGCTCAACCTCGTCCGCGCTGACATTGAGCGCAGCACATGGCGCGACCCGGACGCCGGAGCAGTCAACTTCGAGAAGTACACACTCCGTTGGCTGGAGGAACGCGGCCTGGCTCCCACCACCGTCGACCGCTACGACGGACTGCTCCGCCTCCACATCCTGCCGACCTTCGGCGGCAAGAACCTGGACGAGATCACCCCGCCCTCCGTCCGCACGTGGCGCGCCGACCGCCTGAAGGCGACCGGCGCCACCACGGTCGCCAAGTCGTACCGCTTGCTGAAGTCCATCCTTCAGACCGCAGTCGACGACGATCTCCTCCGCAACAACCCATGCCGCATCAAGGGCGCCGGCAAGGAGGAGGCCGACGAACGTCCCACCGCCGCCATCGAGCAGGTCTTCGACCTCGCCGACGCCATGGGACCGCGCTGGCGCCTGATGGTCCTGCTGGGCGCCTTCGCTTCCCTCCGCCCGGAGGAGCTGGCTGAACTACGCCGTCACAGTGTCGATCTCGACGAATGCTCCCTGCGCGTCACACAGGCTTCGCCGGAGCTGACGAACGGCAGGCGAGTCACCGGCGACCCCAAGACCCGGGCGGGTAAGCGCACCGTCTACCTGCCGGACTTCCTGCTCCCGGAGCTGCGCCGCCACCTGCAGTGGTTCGCCGAGAAGGGACCGGACGGCCTCCTCTTCATCGGGGAGAAGGGCGCCCCTTTCCGCCGCTCGACCTTCGGCCGCAAATGGCGCAAGGCGAGGACCAAGGTCGGCATGCCGGACAACTTCCGCTTCTACGATCTCCGCCACACCGGCAACACCCTCGCCGCCGACACAGGCGCCAAGCTGAAGGACCTCATGGTCCGCGCCGGCCAGTCCTCGGAGCGGGCTCAGCTGATCTACCAGCACTCGACGGCGAAGCACCAGCGGAGGCTGGCACAAGGCATCGACGCCGAGGTACGGCAGCAGTTGCGAAGCCCTGACGCTGAGGGGCAGCACGCCGAGGAAGCGTGA
- a CDS encoding helix-turn-helix domain-containing protein, producing MADRLLTVAEAGEMLGTGDRFVRRLIAERRIRYVKLGRPVRIPESAITEYVEARTVEPVRRIRARYGKAA from the coding sequence ATGGCTGACCGCCTCCTGACCGTGGCCGAGGCCGGCGAAATGCTCGGCACGGGCGACCGCTTCGTCCGCCGCCTGATCGCCGAGCGCCGCATCCGCTACGTGAAGCTCGGCCGCCCGGTACGCATCCCCGAGAGCGCGATCACCGAGTACGTCGAGGCGCGCACCGTCGAGCCGGTCCGCCGCATCCGTGCCCGCTACGGGAAGGCGGCCTGA
- a CDS encoding helix-turn-helix domain-containing protein, which translates to MSYDAREWVWDHSRSKGTARMVLALIADRCRDRHCVAYASVPTLMKRANASRTAVRDALAKLIASGELVQLPDRKGPRGETYYVLPVAARFLADQAEEGDRNAAPRGDRIPTLGGPESGPAEHVEGGADSDPGERNPTPREYGIRPGGGADSGPQNRREPKVNGKSSSSTPLISALEWQIDDDARAWLQRGGHLDRLGEHALHAADEKWRAYRAPWAPRTAAAWATDWRAWIAREHTPAPGRPTLYALPGGTHGTHTTATATGMTRSEAHMAALLAALDEPTGTEYPALGPT; encoded by the coding sequence ATGAGCTACGACGCCCGCGAATGGGTGTGGGACCACAGCCGCAGCAAGGGCACCGCCCGCATGGTCCTCGCCCTGATCGCCGACCGGTGCCGTGACCGGCACTGCGTCGCGTACGCGTCCGTGCCCACCCTCATGAAGCGCGCCAACGCGTCCCGCACCGCCGTACGCGACGCCCTGGCGAAGTTGATCGCCAGCGGCGAGCTGGTGCAGCTCCCCGACCGCAAGGGGCCACGGGGAGAGACGTACTACGTCCTTCCGGTCGCCGCCCGGTTCCTCGCCGATCAGGCCGAGGAGGGGGACCGGAATGCGGCCCCGCGGGGGGATCGGATTCCGACCCTCGGGGGGCCTGAATCCGGCCCTGCCGAGCATGTCGAGGGGGGAGCGGATTCCGACCCCGGGGAACGAAATCCGACCCCCAGGGAGTACGGAATCCGACCCGGTGGGGGTGCGGATTCCGGCCCCCAGAACAGAAGAGAACCGAAGGTGAACGGTAAGAGCAGCAGCTCTACCCCGCTCATCTCCGCGCTCGAATGGCAGATCGACGACGACGCCCGTGCCTGGCTCCAGCGCGGCGGCCACCTCGACCGACTCGGCGAGCACGCCCTGCACGCAGCCGACGAGAAGTGGCGCGCCTACCGGGCTCCATGGGCGCCCCGCACCGCCGCCGCGTGGGCCACCGACTGGCGCGCGTGGATCGCCCGGGAACACACCCCCGCCCCTGGACGCCCCACTCTCTACGCCCTACCCGGCGGCACCCACGGGACCCACACCACGGCCACGGCCACGGGCATGACGCGCTCCGAAGCGCACATGGCCGCCCTGCTCGCCGCCCTCGACGAACCGACCGGAACGGAGTATCCCGCCCTTGGACCGACGTGA
- a CDS encoding zinc finger domain-containing protein: MDRREVAAVLAYVGRLDPRTIRAGTGEARDQIAQWLELLDDVPFATAHGWDVREAIRSHVLDSPYPILPVDVVRRWRAHRRDRLDRHTDPTPAADPDDPVAWRAELLRSRNAVATGVTAPSTYRHIASGGRPRDVEERLREVGSCIPPAVRAELARYRPARAARETAIAAGVPDALGVRCDWCHAAVGSPCRQRRASPDGTARGNAVRATPHPSRVDLAAARMDRHRAA; the protein is encoded by the coding sequence TTGGACCGACGTGAAGTCGCCGCTGTCCTCGCCTACGTCGGGCGCCTCGACCCCCGCACCATCCGCGCCGGCACGGGCGAGGCCCGTGACCAGATCGCCCAGTGGCTGGAGCTGCTCGACGACGTGCCCTTCGCCACCGCTCACGGCTGGGACGTCCGCGAGGCGATACGGTCGCACGTCCTCGACTCGCCGTACCCGATCCTGCCCGTGGACGTCGTCCGCAGATGGCGTGCCCACCGACGCGACCGCCTCGATCGGCACACCGACCCCACTCCAGCCGCCGACCCGGACGACCCGGTCGCCTGGCGTGCCGAGCTGCTCCGGTCCCGGAACGCTGTCGCCACCGGGGTGACCGCCCCTTCGACGTACCGGCACATCGCCAGCGGTGGCCGGCCTCGCGACGTGGAGGAGCGCCTGCGCGAGGTCGGGTCGTGCATCCCGCCGGCCGTACGCGCCGAGCTCGCCCGCTACCGTCCGGCCCGCGCCGCACGCGAGACCGCCATCGCCGCGGGCGTCCCGGACGCGCTCGGCGTGCGGTGCGACTGGTGCCACGCGGCCGTGGGCTCCCCGTGCCGTCAACGCAGGGCGAGCCCTGACGGAACCGCCCGGGGCAATGCCGTACGTGCCACTCCCCATCCGTCGCGCGTCGACCTCGCCGCTGCCCGGATGGACCGACACCGAGCAGCGTGA
- a CDS encoding helix-turn-helix domain-containing protein, translated as MAARSLEIGPAGIRTARTIEILRTERGLAQRELAARVTALGRPMTNTMLSRIERAQRRCDIDDLVALAQALRVSPLALLHGIRAA; from the coding sequence ATGGCAGCACGATCCCTGGAAATCGGACCGGCCGGAATACGGACCGCCCGCACCATCGAAATTCTCCGCACCGAACGCGGCCTCGCCCAGCGCGAGCTCGCCGCCCGCGTCACCGCCCTCGGCCGTCCGATGACCAACACGATGCTGTCCCGCATCGAACGCGCCCAGCGCCGCTGTGACATCGACGACCTCGTCGCCCTCGCCCAGGCTCTCCGGGTCTCGCCCCTGGCCCTCCTCCATGGGATCCGCGCCGCGTAG